Sequence from the Deltaproteobacteria bacterium genome:
AGAGGCAGGAGCGGCGGCGCGAGACGATGCAGGCGATCCCCCTGGTCCGTGCGAGCAGCCTGCGCCCGTTCTTCGAGTTCGTGACGAACGGCGGGGGCCAGCTCCACGGGCTGCGCGATCGGATCGGCCCGGTCTTCCGCGAGGCCGGCGGGCTCGTCCCGGTCGCCTACGGCGGCCTGCTGATCGAGGAGGCGGCCCGCGCGACCGGGCTCGACGATCTCGGGCTGCGGATCGGCCGCTCCGTGGTCATCGACGGCTTCGGCGAATGGGGCGCGTTGATCGCGCGCTCGGCGACGGTCGGCGCCTTCCTGCAGGCGGCGCTGGCGAGCTACCGGACCTTCAACACCGGCTATCGCCTGTGGGTCGCGGCGCGGGGCGACGAGGCGTGGCTGCACCTCGCCTACTGCAGGGCGCTGCGGGCCGGGCGCGCCCACGTGCTCGACTACAGCCTCCTTACCTGGCTCGCCGCCTTCCGGGCGATGCTCGGGCCCACCTGGAGGCCCCGCGAGATCCACCTCGAAGGCGAGCCGCCGCGGCACGCCGGGGAGATCGCGGCCCTGGCGACGCAGCGTCTCCGCTACCGCCAGCCGACGATGGCGCTCGGGTTCCCGCGCGCCACGCTCGCCCGGCGCGTCGAAGGGGTGCGGCCGGTCCCTGCGCCGGCGGCCGGCGAGCCCGCGCCGCCGGCCGACTTCGTGGGCTCCGTGCACCGGACGGTGTCGGCCCTGCTCCAGCTCGGGGCGGCGGAGCTGCACGTTGCCGCGGAGGCTGCCGGCATGAGCGAGCGCTCCTTCCAGCGCCGGCTCGGTGCGCAGGGGCTGACCTTCAGCGACGTCCTCGAGGCGGCCCGCTTCGAGGCCGCGCGCCGGATGCTGGCCGACCCCGCCGTGAGGGTGATCGACGTCTCCACCGAGCTCGGCTACAGCGACTCGGCGAACTTCACGCGCGCCTTCCGGCGCTGGACCGGCGTCCCGCCCCGGACCTTCCGGCGCACGGCCGCTCGCGCGCCCGCCCCCGCGAGCGGCTGAGTTCTCAGCGGGCGCCCGGCAGCGTCGCGATCCCGCCGGCGATCTCACCGGCCAGGCGCGAGAGCGCGCTGGCGTGCGCCGACACGAGGCCCGGGTAGCCCGGCGCCGCCACCGGCTCCTCGACGCGCGACTCCTCGGTGAGCAGCGCCCGCCCGTCGCCTCCGGCGACGAGCCAGCGCGCGCGCAGGGTGACGCTCTCGCCGGGCGCGCCCTCGAAGGCGAGCACGTCGACGAGCACCCGGTAGTCGACGCGGAAGCGCGGCTCGCTCGGGTAGAGGGCCACGCGCGAGGTGCCGAGCCGCCGGCCGAGCTCGTCGGCGAGCACGCGCGAGAAGTCGTCGCGCAGCGAGCCGGCCCAGCGCTGGTCGTTGGCGAAGACGAGCTCCTGCGCGCCGTCACGGGTCGCGATCTCGGGCCGCTCGAGGTAGCGCGGGAACCCGTTGGGGCCGACCGCGAGGCCCAGCTCGGATCGCGCGGCGGGCACGGGACCCGCCTCGCCCGCCGCCAGCCGGTAGTACTGCGGCCCGGGGCCGCGCGCGCAGGCGGCGAGCAGGGCCGCGCCGGCGAGCACGGCGGCGAAGCAGGGGGATCGCCGTCGCATCACTCCCTCCCCTTCCCGAAGAGCAGCGAGTTCGGATCGCGCTCGATCTGGTCGGCCGCGAGGCCGAGCGAGCGCGACGCCTCGGTCAGCTCGACGAGCGCGCGGCGCAGCTCCTGGTTCACCGCCGAGTCGGGCCCGACCAGCGCCTGGGTCGAGGCCATCGTCCGTTCGGCCTGGCCGAGGGCGGCGTGCGCGGCAGCCAGCGCCCCGCGCAGATCCGCGCCGATCTGGTCGAAGGGGATCTTCTCGAGCCGCTTCACGAGCTGGGTCAGGCTGTCGGTGATCTCCTCGAGCTGCGTCGGGACGGTCGGGAGCTCGGGATAGGGCTCCTGCCAGACGATCGCGGCCGGCGGCGCGTCCGGGTGCGTGTCGAGCGACACCACGAGCTGACCCGTCAGGAGGTTCCCGCGCCCGAGCTGTGCGCGCAGCCCGCGCGCGACGAGCGCGTCCATCGCCGCGTGGCGCTGCTCGGGCGCCGGCAGGTGGCCGATGCGCTCCGGCTCGATCTCGATCACGACCGGGATCCGGAAGCCCTGCCCCGACGGGTCGATCTCCAGCCGGACGTCCACCACCTGGCCGATCCGGATCCCGCGGAACTCGACCGGCGAGCCGGGCACCAGACCCCGCACCGACTGGTGGAAGTAGAGCACGTAGCGGGTCCGGACCGTGTACATCCGCTCGCGCGTCGCCGCGCGGTTCTCGTAGAGCGGGAACACCGTCTCCGCAGCGGCAGGCTCGGAGCCGCCGTCCGCCGGCGTGTCGAAGGCGATGCCGCCGATCAGCAGGCTCATGACCGAGTCGGTGTCGATGCGCACGCCGTCGGCACCGACCGACACGTCGAGGCCGCTGGCGTTCCAGAACTGCGTACCGCTGCGGACGCGCTCGTCCCAGGGCGCCCGCACGAACACCCGGACCGTCACGAACTCGCCGCTCGGGTCGAGCTCGGAGGCCACGACCTCGCCGACCTGGACCCGGCGGAAGTAGACCGGCGAGCCGACGTCCACGGAGCCGGCGCGATAGGAATGCAGGACGAAGGAGCGGCCCGGCTCGTCGGAGGTGACCACCGGCGGCACGTCGAGCGCCTGGAAGGTGCGGGCCGGGGGTCCCTCGAGCACCGGGTCCATGCCGACGTAGGCGCCCGAGAAGAGCGTGCCGAGCCCCGACACCTGGCCGCCCGAGACGCGCGCCTTCACGACCCAGAAGCGCGTCCCCTCGCGCAGGTAGCGCTCCGCGCCGTGCACCATGCGCGCGCGCACGGTCACCCGCCCGAGGTCCTCGGCGAGCGCCACCTCCTCGACGAGCCCCACCTCGACGTTCTTGTAGCGGACCTTGGTCTTGCCGGCCTCGAGTCCCTCGGCGCTCGCGAGCGTGATCGTGATCGCGGGCCCGCGTTCGGCGAAGGTGCGCCAGGCGACGAAGGCGCCCACCAGTGCCGCCACCAGCGGGATCAGCCACACGATCGAGGGACGCCGCCGCGTGTCGACCACGGCCTCCGCCGCGCCCTCGAAGCCGCCTTCCCGGGGTTCGCGCTCGCTCATGCCTCGGCCTCCTCGCAGCCGTCCCAGATCAGGCGCGGGTCGAAGGACTCGGCGGCGATCATGGTCAACACGACCACCGCTCCGAAGAACACCGCGCCCGAACGCGCCTCGATGGTGGCCAGCGCGCCGAGCCGCACCAGCGCGACCAGGATCGTGACCACGAAGATGTCCACCATCGACCAGCGGCCGATCGCCTCGGTGACGCGATAGAGCCGGGTCCGCTCGGCCGGCCGCCAGCGCGAGCGGCGCCGCACCGAGACCAGCAGGAACACCAGGATCACGAGCTTCAGGATGGGGACGAAGATGCTCGCCACGAAGACCACCAGCGCCAGCGGCCACATCCCGTGGTGCAGGAGGTAGACCACGCCGCTCATGATCGTGTCGGACTGCGCCTTGCCGAGCGAGGTGACGGTCATGATCGGGAGCAGGTTCGCGGGCAGGTAGCAGAGGGCGGCGGCGATCACGAGCGCCCAGGTGCGCTCGAGGCTACCCGGCTTGCGCGCGTGGAGGGGAGCGCCGCAGCGCGGGCAGCGCGCAGCGTGGGCGGCGCCCGCCGGCACCCGGCACAGGAGCCGGCAGTCGTGGCAGGTCCAGCACGAGGCGGCCCGGCCCGTGCGCGGCGCGCCGCTCACGAGCGCACCCCGAGCCGCTCCCAGACCTCCTGCGGGTCGAGCGAGGACATCGCCCCCGCCAGCACCACGATCAGCAGCGCAAACGCCCACAGCGAGAGCCCCGGCACCACCTCGGCCATGCCCGCGAGCTTGGTGACGGCCACCAGGATCCCGACCAGGAACACCTCCATCATGCTCCACGGCTGGACGTGCCGCAGCAGCCGGAAGGCGCGCGCCATCTGCCACGGCACGCGTCCGGCGTGGACCGGGAGCAGCACGTAGAGCAGGAGCGAGATCTGGAGCAGCGGCGCCAGCACGGAGGTGGCGAGGACGAGCGCCGCGATCTCGGGCATGTCCTGGCGCCAGAGGTCGAGGACGCCGGTCACGAGCGTGGTCTGGGTGACCTGCCCCTTCATGTCGAAGGACAGGAACGGGAACGCGTTGGCGACCGCGAAGAGCACGGCGGCCGCGAGCGCGAGCGCCACCGTGCGCTCGATGCCGTTGCGCCGCCGGCGGCGCAGCAGGCCGCCGCAGCGCCGGCAGCGCGCGGTCGCCCCTTCGGCGATCACCCCCAGGTGGTGCAGGAGATCGCAATCGTGGCAGGCGACCAGCACGGCCCGGACGCTACCGGATCGCGACGCCCCGGACAGCGGCGCGCCCGCCCGGGGTGACACAAGCCGACGGACCGGGCGGGCTGCCCCAGGTCCCGTCGCCGGCCGCCCGCAGCGGTGCCGGCGGCACCTGCTCTACGCTTGCCCCGGCATGCGGACCCGCCTCCTCCACCGCACCCGCCGCGGATGACGGCGCCGTCCGCGATCCCGGTCCACCCCGAGGCCGACCGGCTCTACCGCTTCGCGCGGGTGCTGATCGCGCTCGCGATGCGGGCGTTCTTCCGGCGCACGACCCTGCGCGGGGCCGAACACGTACCGGAGACGGGCCCGCTGATCCTCGCGGCGAACCACCCGAGCAGCATCGTCGACGCCTTCTCGATCGGCCTCGCCACACGCCGCAAGGTGCACTTCCTGGCGCGCTCCACGATGTTCGACTCGCCCTGGCGGGCGCGCCTGCTCTCGCGGCTCGGGGTGATCCCGATCCACCGCAAGCTCGACGCTGCCGAGCGCATGGGCGGCAACCCCGAGATCTTCCGCCACTGCCATGCACTGCTCGAAGCCGGCGGCGTGATCGGGATCTTTCCCGAGGGCATCAGCCACGTCGACCCGCAGGTGAAGGAGATGCGCACCGGCGCGATCCGGATCGGCCTCGAGGCGGAGGCGCGGCGCGGCTTCGCGCTCGGCGTGCGCGTCGTCCCGATCGGGCTCAACTTCGCGCGCCCGGACGTGCGCCACCGCGGCGAGCTCACGCTCCGGGTGGGCGCGCCGATCCCCCTCGCCCGCCATGCCGCCGCCTACCGCGCCGACCCGGCCGCCACGGTGGCCTCGCTCACGGCCGAGCTGCGCGAGCGCATCGAGGCGCTGGTGGTCCACCTCGACGACCTCGGGAAGGCGCCGATCGTGAAGGCGGCCAACGAGCTCTTCGGCCCGGACTTCGTCGCCGACCCGCTCGTGCTGCCCGAGATCGGCGACGAGGCCACGCGCCGGATCGAGGTCGAGCAGGGCATCGCCGACGCGATCGAGTACTACTCGCGCTTCCAGCCCGCCTGGGCGCAGGGCCTCGAGCTGCGCATCGGCGCCTACCTGGCCGCGCGCGAGCGGGTGCGCGTCACCGAGGACGGGCTGCGCCGCCGGGTGGGCGCGCTGCCGCTCCTGCGCGACACGCTGCCGGCCGCCGTGATCGGCGTCCTCGGCGCGCCGCTCGCGGGCTTCGGCTGGCTGCTGAACGCGCTGCCCCGCCGCGTCACCGGCTGGATCGCGAAGCGCGTGATCCGCGAGCCGAGCCAGCTCGCCACCTACGAGCTGTGGATCGGACTCCAGGCCTTCGCCGTGGTCTACGCCGCGGGCGTGCTGCTGCTCCGGCAGGTCACGAGCTTCGGGCGGCTCGAGCTGGCGCTCGCGGTGCTGCTGTTCCCGCTCGTCGGCTACCTCTCGAGCCGCTACTTCGCCCTCATGGCGCACTACGCCGAGAGCCTGCGCCTCACCTCGCTCCAGGCGCTGCGCCGCGGCCGCCTCGAGCAGATCCGCTTCTGGCGCCAGCAGCTCGCCCGCGACCAGGACAAGATGCGCCGCTTCCTGCTCGGCGACCGCGAGGCCGGGAGCGAGGACTGACCGGCAGCCGGGCGCTCGCCCGCTGCCCCGATCCGCGCGAAGCTCGCGGCGCGAGCGCGCCCCGGAGGACCCATGCACCCGCCCGACTCGCCCCGCTCCGGCCCGGACCGCCGACCCGACTTCCTCCCGGCCGCCGGCGCCGACTGGCTGCTGCCGCTCTACGACCCGCTCACCCGCCTGTTCGGCACGCAGCGCCAGCGCGAGCGGCTGCTCGACGCCGCGGCGATCCGCGCGGGTGACCGCGTGCTCGACCTCGGCTGCGGCACCGGCGCGCTGTCGCTCCAGCTCTGGCGGCGCCAGCGCGACGCCCACGTGACCGGGCTCGACCCGGATCCGAAGGCGCTGGCACGCGCCCGGACGAAGGCCGCGCGCGAGGGCGCGGCGATCGAGTGGCGGCAGGGCTTCGGGGACGCGCTTCCCTTCCCCGACGCCTGCTTCGAGCGCGTCCTCTCCTCGCTGATGTTCCACCATCTGCCGCACGAGGGACGCCGATCCACCCTCGCCGGGATCGCGCGCGTCCTCGTCCCCGGCGGCCGGCTCCTCGTGCTCGACTTCGGGCCGGCCCAGGGCGCGCTCACCCACCTGCTCCTGCGCGCCTCCCACCGCGGCGACCGGCTCGCGGACAACCTCGAGGGGCGCATCCCCGCGCTGATGGCGGAGGCAGGCCTCGCGGAGCCGCACGAGCGCGCGCGGATGGGCTCCCCCTTCGGGAGCCTGTCGATCTGGGAGGCGTCCCGGGCCCGGGACGGGCGGAGCGATCTCAGCTCGTGAAGCCGGCCAGTCGCTCGAAGAACCAGAAGGCGGCGAGGATGCCGATCCCGTAGCTCGCGAGCGAGCGTGCCCGGACGATCCGCGCCGGGCCGAGCGCGGCGCGGATCGCGACGCCGATCGGGAGGACGGCCGCGAGGAAGAGGAGCTGGCCGAGCTCGACGCCGACGTTGAAGCAGAGCAGCGCCAGCGGGACGTCGCTCGCCGGGAGCCCGACCTGGGTGAGCGCACCGGCGAAGCCCAGGCCGTGGAGCAGGCCGAAGGCGAAGGCGACCAGCCAGGGGCGCTCCGCGGTGAGACTCGGCTCCCCCCGCGCCGAGCGGATCAGCTCGGTCGCCAGCAGCGCGATCGAGAGCGCGATCAGGGCCTCGACCGGTGGCCCCGGCACGCGGACCACGCCGAGGGTGGCGAGCGCGAGCGTGATCGAGTGCGCGACCGTGAACGCGGTGATCGTCCACAGGAGCACGCGGCGGCTCGGCACGATGAGCACGAGCGCGAGCACGAACAGCAGGTGGTCGAAGCCCTGCAGGATGTGCTGCACGCCGTGCACGAGATAGGCGCCCGCCACCGCGAGCGCGCCCCGCGAGGCGTCGATCTCGACCCAGGGTCGCGACGGGCGCACCAGGGTGGTCGAGTGCGTGCCGTCGAGCATCTGCACGCGCACGAGCACGTCGGTGATGGTGGCCTGCAGACCGACGAACCCGATGCGCTGCCCGGCGAGCCCGCCGGCGGCCGCTTCGACGACCCGGCGCTCGACGAGCGAGTCGGGGAGCGCGCGCACGCGCGGCTCGGAGACGTCACGCACCGAGTCGGGAAGCTCGAGCGCCACCGGGAGCGGCATTCCCGAGAACACCGGGGTCCGCCACAGCAGGTCGTAGCGGCCGGGCGCGATCTCCTGGATCTGCAGGTAGGCGGGCCGCGCGTCGTGCGCGCGCGCCGGCCCTCCGTGGGCGAGCGCGGCGGCGGCCAGCAGGCCGAGGGCCACCCCCCTCCAGGGCCTCATCGCCCGCCCGCGCCGGCGGCCACCAGGGGCGCGGGCGTGAGGTCGTCGGGAAGGACGATCTGGTAGCGCGCCTTCATCGTCTCGTAGGCCTGGCGTTCGAAGGCGTCGCGCTGCTCCTCGACCCACGCCGTCTCGACCGCCTCCGCGACCTCCGCGAAGTCGGGCACCCGCGCCGGCTCGAGCGACTCGAGGAAGACCAGGTGCCAGCCGAAGCCCGACTCGATCGGGCCCCGCCAGGCGCCGGGCTCCTGCCCGAAGAGCGCCTCGGCGAAGCCCGGACCGAAGTCCTTCGCGATCTGGTCCGGCGTGCGCTCCGGGTAGTAGCGCTGGAGCACGAAGGGGTCACCGAGCGACGTGGCGTCCGCCGGGTCCACGCTCCCGCCCGCGAGCTGGACGAGGGCCTCCTCGGCGCCCGCGCGCGCCCCCGCGCCGCGGCGGTCGGGCGAGAAGTAGAGCTGGCGGAAGCTCGCCCGCGGCGGCAGCGTGAAGCGCGCGGCGTGCTCGGCGAACCAGGCCTCGAGCTCGGCGCGCGTGGGCTCGCGCAGGTCCGAGAGGTCGTCGGCGAGGAACGCCATCTTCTGGACCATGCGGCGCTTCACGATGGTGTCGCCCTGGTCGAGCCCGAGGGCCAGCGCTTCCCGGTACAGGACCTCGTCGTGGACCCAGTGCTCGACCAGGCTCCGCATCTCGCCGGGCGTCGGCGGCGGCCGTCCCTGCGCGAGCCACGTGAGGCTCATCTGGCGCAGGTCGTCCTGCGTCACGACGATGCGGTCCTCCGCCTCGCCGCCCTCCGGCGCCGGGTGCAGCACGCGATAGGCGCCGAACAGCAGCCCCCCGACCAGCAGGAAGTGGAGCAGCGGCTCGCGCCCGAGACGCCCGAGCATCGACGGCCCTACTGGAGCTGGAACTGGACTTCGCTGCCCAGCTGGCTCGGCGCCGGGATGATCTCGTAGTTGGCGTAGCCGAACTCGTTGCTGCGCGCGCCGTAGTACTTGTCGCCGAGCTGGTAGACCGCCAGCGAGAACGGCGCATTGCCGAGGCTCGTCACGATCTTCCCGCCCGCGATCCGGTAGCCGGACGAGAGCCCGAGGTAGGCGTCGCCCGCCACGTCGCCGACCTCGCTCGGCTGCGGGACCCGGGGGTTCGCGTACTTGAGGTTGCGCTGCCCGTCCACGTTCCAGTTGGCCAGGAAGCGCCCGCCCGTGACGGCGTTCTGGAGCCAGGTGGACTTGCCGACGACCAAGGCCTTCAGGGCCGCGTCGTCGAGCGGCGTCGCGCCCTGCTTCTGGAGGTCCGCAACGGTGGTCCCCGGCTTCGCCGTCTTGCGCGCCGCGGCGCTCGGCGTGTACCAGATCGGCGACGACCAGGCGCGCTCCTGCACCGTCGCCGGCACCTCCTGCGGCGGCGGGATGCCGAGCTCGGCAGCCTGGATCGTGGTCCAGCGCGGGGTCGGGATCTCGAGCACGCGCGCGTAGTAGAAGGCGTCGAGCGACGGATCGAAGTCGGGGTCCGTCCAGGTCGTCGCGAGCTCCACCGCGCCGATCGAGTTGGTGTAGGTCGCCTTCGCGAGGTCGACCGTGCTGCCGATCGCGGGGACCTTGCCGCTGATCGCGTCGGGCTTGCGGTCGCCCGCCCAGACGACGTCGTACACCTTCTCGAAGCTCTGGCCGCTGGCGGACCAGCCCTTCACGATCTGGATGCGGTCGAGGTTTCCGGAGCTGGGGTCCTTCAGCGCCCACACCAGGAACGTGGGCGCCTTTGCGGCGGCGGGCGGGAGGTCGCCGCCCATCGGGACGCCCTTCGCGTAGCCGGTCCCGACCCAGTCGCTCGCGGAGGTCGCGTCGGCACCGTACTCCCAGCCGCCGAAGAAGCGGACCTTGAGCTGCGGGCCGCTGGTTCCGAAGGTCTCCTTGCGCCACATGGCGTCGAAGAGCGACGCGCGCGTGTTCTCCTCGGCCCAGACCCCCGTGAGGCCGGCGGGGTTCTCGAAGCGCACGTCCATGCCGGCAAAGACGTGCCCGGCCATGCGCTCCTTGATGTCGCCGTCGTTCCTCCCGTGCCCGCCGAAGAAGTTGCTCTGCCGGTACGGCACCGCCGTGTCGTGGGAGTCGGAGCCGCCGACGACCCCCGTCTTGTACGGGTTGTAGCCGCGCGCCTGCTGCATCGCGATCCCGTCCTTCAGGCCCTGGCGCACGTAGCTGCCGGGGATCGTCGGGAAGCGGCCCTCCGGGAAGCCGAGCAGGTAGTTCAGGATCTCGTAGTTCGCGAACTCGTCGTTGGGCGAGAGCAGCGGATGGGTCTCCGACTGCCCCTTGATCTGCTTGATCTCCGTGAGCCGCTCGTTGCGGTCGCGCGTCGCCGCCCAGGCGGCGTCGATCGGCCGGCCCTTCTCGTCCACGTCGATCGGGAACATGTGGCCGTCCGAGAGGTTCGCGTTGTGCGAGATCGCGATCAGCTCGTTGCCCGCCTTGCGCTGGCCGTCCATCCACGCCCACAGGTCGGTCGGATCCACCGACTCGAGCGAGCTGAACGGCAGCTCGGGGACCTTCGCGCAGTCCTCGAAGAACACGTTGCGGTGCATGTTCCGGTTGTCGGGGGTCGAGGTCCACTCGTAGGAGCAGAAGGCGGTGAACTTGCCCGGCTCGTTGGCGGCGTCGGCCATCGCGTTGTTGCGCTTCCAGACGGTGCCCGCGACCTCCGGGCTGACCAGCTCCGGGATCGGCTTCTGCTCGATCATGGTCTCGCCGAGGAAGAGGTAGATGCGCTGGATGTCCGCGGGGGTCTTGACGATCAGCTTCTTCGCGATCGGCAGCTTGCCGAGCGCGGAGGTCGGGTCGTTGGCGAGCTGGACGACGCCCGCGTACTCGGAGTGGTCGGTGACGCCCATCCAGTCGAGCGGCGTCTCGATCTTCACCGGGTAGCCCATCGGATGCGGAATGGGCTCGCCCTTCGCGTACTTGTAGGCGTCCGCGGGGGTGGTCTTGGTGTTGCCGAAGATGTAGGCGTCGAACGACCAGCTCGTGTGGACGTGGCTCTCGCCGAAGTAGGCATGCCGCTCCGGAGCCTCCTGCGCCGAAGCCACCAGAGGTCCCGCGGCCAGGATCGCCGCCACCGCCCCGCC
This genomic interval carries:
- a CDS encoding AraC family transcriptional regulator ligand-binding domain-containing protein; this translates as MQAIPLVRASSLRPFFEFVTNGGGQLHGLRDRIGPVFREAGGLVPVAYGGLLIEEAARATGLDDLGLRIGRSVVIDGFGEWGALIARSATVGAFLQAALASYRTFNTGYRLWVAARGDEAWLHLAYCRALRAGRAHVLDYSLLTWLAAFRAMLGPTWRPREIHLEGEPPRHAGEIAALATQRLRYRQPTMALGFPRATLARRVEGVRPVPAPAAGEPAPPADFVGSVHRTVSALLQLGAAELHVAAEAAGMSERSFQRRLGAQGLTFSDVLEAARFEAARRMLADPAVRVIDVSTELGYSDSANFTRAFRRWTGVPPRTFRRTAARAPAPASG
- a CDS encoding PqiC family protein, with amino-acid sequence MRRRSPCFAAVLAGAALLAACARGPGPQYYRLAAGEAGPVPAARSELGLAVGPNGFPRYLERPEIATRDGAQELVFANDQRWAGSLRDDFSRVLADELGRRLGTSRVALYPSEPRFRVDYRVLVDVLAFEGAPGESVTLRARWLVAGGDGRALLTEESRVEEPVAAPGYPGLVSAHASALSRLAGEIAGGIATLPGAR
- a CDS encoding MlaD family protein, coding for MSEREPREGGFEGAAEAVVDTRRRPSIVWLIPLVAALVGAFVAWRTFAERGPAITITLASAEGLEAGKTKVRYKNVEVGLVEEVALAEDLGRVTVRARMVHGAERYLREGTRFWVVKARVSGGQVSGLGTLFSGAYVGMDPVLEGPPARTFQALDVPPVVTSDEPGRSFVLHSYRAGSVDVGSPVYFRRVQVGEVVASELDPSGEFVTVRVFVRAPWDERVRSGTQFWNASGLDVSVGADGVRIDTDSVMSLLIGGIAFDTPADGGSEPAAAETVFPLYENRAATRERMYTVRTRYVLYFHQSVRGLVPGSPVEFRGIRIGQVVDVRLEIDPSGQGFRIPVVIEIEPERIGHLPAPEQRHAAMDALVARGLRAQLGRGNLLTGQLVVSLDTHPDAPPAAIVWQEPYPELPTVPTQLEEITDSLTQLVKRLEKIPFDQIGADLRGALAAAHAALGQAERTMASTQALVGPDSAVNQELRRALVELTEASRSLGLAADQIERDPNSLLFGKGRE
- a CDS encoding paraquat-inducible protein A, with protein sequence MSGAPRTGRAASCWTCHDCRLLCRVPAGAAHAARCPRCGAPLHARKPGSLERTWALVIAAALCYLPANLLPIMTVTSLGKAQSDTIMSGVVYLLHHGMWPLALVVFVASIFVPILKLVILVFLLVSVRRRSRWRPAERTRLYRVTEAIGRWSMVDIFVVTILVALVRLGALATIEARSGAVFFGAVVVLTMIAAESFDPRLIWDGCEEAEA
- a CDS encoding paraquat-inducible protein A, yielding MLVACHDCDLLHHLGVIAEGATARCRRCGGLLRRRRRNGIERTVALALAAAVLFAVANAFPFLSFDMKGQVTQTTLVTGVLDLWRQDMPEIAALVLATSVLAPLLQISLLLYVLLPVHAGRVPWQMARAFRLLRHVQPWSMMEVFLVGILVAVTKLAGMAEVVPGLSLWAFALLIVVLAGAMSSLDPQEVWERLGVRS
- a CDS encoding 1-acyl-sn-glycerol-3-phosphate acyltransferase; this translates as MTAPSAIPVHPEADRLYRFARVLIALAMRAFFRRTTLRGAEHVPETGPLILAANHPSSIVDAFSIGLATRRKVHFLARSTMFDSPWRARLLSRLGVIPIHRKLDAAERMGGNPEIFRHCHALLEAGGVIGIFPEGISHVDPQVKEMRTGAIRIGLEAEARRGFALGVRVVPIGLNFARPDVRHRGELTLRVGAPIPLARHAAAYRADPAATVASLTAELRERIEALVVHLDDLGKAPIVKAANELFGPDFVADPLVLPEIGDEATRRIEVEQGIADAIEYYSRFQPAWAQGLELRIGAYLAARERVRVTEDGLRRRVGALPLLRDTLPAAVIGVLGAPLAGFGWLLNALPRRVTGWIAKRVIREPSQLATYELWIGLQAFAVVYAAGVLLLRQVTSFGRLELALAVLLFPLVGYLSSRYFALMAHYAESLRLTSLQALRRGRLEQIRFWRQQLARDQDKMRRFLLGDREAGSED
- a CDS encoding methyltransferase domain-containing protein, with amino-acid sequence MHPPDSPRSGPDRRPDFLPAAGADWLLPLYDPLTRLFGTQRQRERLLDAAAIRAGDRVLDLGCGTGALSLQLWRRQRDAHVTGLDPDPKALARARTKAAREGAAIEWRQGFGDALPFPDACFERVLSSLMFHHLPHEGRRSTLAGIARVLVPGGRLLVLDFGPAQGALTHLLLRASHRGDRLADNLEGRIPALMAEAGLAEPHERARMGSPFGSLSIWEASRARDGRSDLSS
- a CDS encoding HupE/UreJ family protein, with product MRPWRGVALGLLAAAALAHGGPARAHDARPAYLQIQEIAPGRYDLLWRTPVFSGMPLPVALELPDSVRDVSEPRVRALPDSLVERRVVEAAAGGLAGQRIGFVGLQATITDVLVRVQMLDGTHSTTLVRPSRPWVEIDASRGALAVAGAYLVHGVQHILQGFDHLLFVLALVLIVPSRRVLLWTITAFTVAHSITLALATLGVVRVPGPPVEALIALSIALLATELIRSARGEPSLTAERPWLVAFAFGLLHGLGFAGALTQVGLPASDVPLALLCFNVGVELGQLLFLAAVLPIGVAIRAALGPARIVRARSLASYGIGILAAFWFFERLAGFTS
- a CDS encoding peptidylprolyl isomerase, with translation MLGRLGREPLLHFLLVGGLLFGAYRVLHPAPEGGEAEDRIVVTQDDLRQMSLTWLAQGRPPPTPGEMRSLVEHWVHDEVLYREALALGLDQGDTIVKRRMVQKMAFLADDLSDLREPTRAELEAWFAEHAARFTLPPRASFRQLYFSPDRRGAGARAGAEEALVQLAGGSVDPADATSLGDPFVLQRYYPERTPDQIAKDFGPGFAEALFGQEPGAWRGPIESGFGWHLVFLESLEPARVPDFAEVAEAVETAWVEEQRDAFERQAYETMKARYQIVLPDDLTPAPLVAAGAGGR
- a CDS encoding DUF3604 domain-containing protein — translated: MISARVWGGAVAAILAAGPLVASAQEAPERHAYFGESHVHTSWSFDAYIFGNTKTTPADAYKYAKGEPIPHPMGYPVKIETPLDWMGVTDHSEYAGVVQLANDPTSALGKLPIAKKLIVKTPADIQRIYLFLGETMIEQKPIPELVSPEVAGTVWKRNNAMADAANEPGKFTAFCSYEWTSTPDNRNMHRNVFFEDCAKVPELPFSSLESVDPTDLWAWMDGQRKAGNELIAISHNANLSDGHMFPIDVDEKGRPIDAAWAATRDRNERLTEIKQIKGQSETHPLLSPNDEFANYEILNYLLGFPEGRFPTIPGSYVRQGLKDGIAMQQARGYNPYKTGVVGGSDSHDTAVPYRQSNFFGGHGRNDGDIKERMAGHVFAGMDVRFENPAGLTGVWAEENTRASLFDAMWRKETFGTSGPQLKVRFFGGWEYGADATSASDWVGTGYAKGVPMGGDLPPAAAKAPTFLVWALKDPSSGNLDRIQIVKGWSASGQSFEKVYDVVWAGDRKPDAISGKVPAIGSTVDLAKATYTNSIGAVELATTWTDPDFDPSLDAFYYARVLEIPTPRWTTIQAAELGIPPPQEVPATVQERAWSSPIWYTPSAAARKTAKPGTTVADLQKQGATPLDDAALKALVVGKSTWLQNAVTGGRFLANWNVDGQRNLKYANPRVPQPSEVGDVAGDAYLGLSSGYRIAGGKIVTSLGNAPFSLAVYQLGDKYYGARSNEFGYANYEIIPAPSQLGSEVQFQLQ